Proteins from a genomic interval of Lolium perenne isolate Kyuss_39 chromosome 1, Kyuss_2.0, whole genome shotgun sequence:
- the LOC127327500 gene encoding uncharacterized protein: MSTSPWRRRPYLWDWLAPKLERLSPPQDLSGAHPIAPPVGRRTGDREGSVSALAGRHDRTSPSRVAVYNERSPSGPHGCSSPPRVVHSDRASPSRTVHSDRASPSRTVHSDRASPSRTVHSDRASPAPISAYRSVRDSAASRARTSASCVLFDRSSPPRAGVRCAPRRGLNPLAVPFTPSWARSTGAGHAMGGARNMSRPGNRFAVLSTLGDDDMVEPIGDAGGVKRTKHIAKKYLKKLPHEDKSKTDMSEQLVTAKLPQAEGKKTPMHKATLTKLENTAPMTQQALTKTNPELLPQAEGKKTPMQQATLTKLENTAPMTQQALTKTNPELLPQEEEHKAAKLPGVMADHKEFVEKQLPNKDTQVLLLEAPATPKEMFHGVVEREQFMKAEAVGGVPSGGGCWGVPAGGGAGPFGGGGGGGAGGPAGGGGGGAGGPAGGAAAGPAGGGAAGGGGGDPDGGGEPDHNPAQLPPYPHRLPYAQCMSYLCQEDALLHCPNCGLMFCADHVCDCAGYVHELPAPNVSESHVQLNQPFTYVDHAQADAGVRIFVGASREGNIITHHFARVGVIFGHGNVLSVEAYRFRMQGLWIVQMVHAWPVVLERAYMFPQPQFHPVHFV; the protein is encoded by the exons ATGTCGACTTCCCCTTGGCGCCGCCGGCCCTATCTGTGGGACTGGCTCGCGCCCAAGCTGGAAAGGCTGTCTCCGCCCCAAGATCTGTCCGGCGCTCACCCCATCGCGCCGCCGGTGGGTCGCCGCACCGGGGACCGTGAGGGGAGCGTGAGCGCCTTGGCCGGTCGCCATGACCGTACGTCGCCGTCCCGCGTCGCCGTCTACAACGAGCGCAGCCCGTCTGGCCCCCATGGCTGTAGCTCGCCGCCCCGCGTCGTCCACAGCGACCGCGCCTCGCCGTCGCGCACCGTCCACAGCGACCGCGCCTCGCCGTCGCGCACCGTCCACAGCGACCGCGCCTCGCCGTCGCGCACCGTCCACAGCGACCGCGCCTCGCCTGCGCCCATCTCTGCTTACCGCTCCGTCCGCGACTCGGCCGCATCACGTGCCAGGACCTCAGCCTCGTGTGTCCTCTTCGACCGTTCCTCGCCTCCACGAGCGGGGGTTCGATGTGCTCCAAGACGCGGTCTAAATCCGCTTGCAGTCCCATTCACTCCCTCATGGGCACGCAG CACTGGGGCCGGCCACGCTATGGGCGGCGCGCGCAACATGTCCCGGCCGGGAAATCGATTCGCCGTATTATCAACACT GGGCGATGATGATATGGTGGAGCCGATTGGCGACGCTGGTGGAGTCAAGAGGACGAAGCACATAGCGAAGAAATACCTCAAGAAGCTGCCCCACGAAGATAAGAGCAAGACGGACATGTCTGAGCAGCTGGTCACCGCGAAGCTGCCCCAGGCGGAGGGGAAAAAGACGCCCATGCACAAGGCAACGCTCACCAAGCTGGAGAACACCGCGCCCATGACTCAGCAGGCGCTCACCAAGACCAACCCCGAGCTGCTGCCCCAGGCGGAGGGGAAGAAGACGCCCATGCAGCAGGCAACGCTCACCAAGCTGGAGAACACCGCGCCCATGACTCAGCAGGCGCTCACCAAGACCAACCCCGAGCTGCTGCCCCAGGAGGAGGAACATAAGGCGGCCAAGCTCCCCGGCGTTATGGCCGATCACAAGGAGTTCGTCGAGAAGCAACTTCCCAACAAGGACACGCAAGTTCTCCTGCTTGAGGCCCCCGCGACCCCCAAGGAGATGTTCCACGGCGTCGTCGAGCGAGAACAATTCATGAAGGCAGAAGCCGTCGGAGGCGTTCCTTCCGGCGGCGGCTGTTGGGGCGTTCCAGCCGGCGGTGGGGCCGGTCcgtttggcggcggcggcggcggcggagcgggaggtccggcgggcggcggcggcggcggagcgggAGGTCCGGCTGGCGGCGCCGCGGCTGGTCcggctggcggcggcgcggctggcggcggcggaggggatcCCGACGGAGGAGGTGAGCCCGACCACAACCCTGCGCAGCTACCCCCGTACCCTCACCGTCTCCCGTACGCGCAGTGTATGTCGTATCTGTGCCAGGAGGATGCACTCTTGCACTGTCCTAACTGTGGCCTGATGTTCTGTGCTGATCACGTATGCGATTGTGCTGGTTACGTGCATGAGTTACCGGCGCCGAACGTGTCCGAGTCTCATGTACAACTTAACCAGCCTTTCACTTATGTTGACCACGCACAGGCCGACGCGGGAGTAAGAATTTTTGTTGGTGCTTCTAGAGAAGGAAACATAATCACTCACCACTTTGCTAGGGTAGGTGTTATTTTTGGGCACGGTAATGTTCTAAGTGTTGAAGCGTATCGATTCCGGATGCAAGGCCTATGGATCGTGCAAATGGTTCATGCCTGGCCGGTAGTTTTGGAGAGAGCGTATATGTTTCCCCAGCCCCAGTTTCACCCTGTGCACTTCGTGTAG